The following coding sequences are from one Brienomyrus brachyistius isolate T26 chromosome 2, BBRACH_0.4, whole genome shotgun sequence window:
- the fzd10 gene encoding frizzled-10: MPCPSAPRSLWLLTLVIAGCTAISSMDPDRPNDGRCQPIEIPLCKDIGYNMTRMPNLMGHMDQGEAAIKLHEFAPLIEYGCHGHLRFFLCSLYAPMCTEQVSTPIPACKVMCEQARLRCSPIMEQFSFRWPDSLDCSRLPSKNDPNNLCMEAPSNGSDESPKGPHTQAPDFRLHRPNGGQELQLKDGGGGAGTGSSGRRTCSNPDKFHYVQKSESCAPRCYPQVDVYWSQADKRFSLVWMSVWSILCFVSSSFTVLTFLVDPQRFRYPERPIIFLSMSYCVYSMGYLIRLFVGAHNIACDRDSGVQYIIQEGLESTGCTIVFLILYYFGMASSLWWVVLTLTWFLAAGKKWGHEAIEANSSYFHLAAWAIPAVKTIMILVMRKVAGDELTGVCYVGSMDVKALTGFVLIPLSCYLVIGTSFLLSGFVALFHIRRVMKTEGENTDKLEKLMVRIGVFSVLYTVPATCVIACYFYERLNMSYWEIKAREQKCVEDGGLEPESCIMKSSIPAMEIFMVKIFMLLVVGITSGMWIWTSKTLQSWQNVFSRKLKKRARRKPASVFTGGSGGAYIKPHPPVKSHSTKYELAGSPPTCV; the protein is encoded by the coding sequence ATGCCTTGCCCCTCCGCACCGAGATCGCTATGGCTCCTCACCTTGGTGATTGCTGGCTGCACCGCCATCAGCTCCATGGACCCCGACCGCCCCAATGACGGGCGGTGCCAGCCCATCGAAATCCCGCTGTGCAAGGACATTGGCTACAACATGACGCGGATGCCTAACCTCATGGGGCACATGGACCAGGGTGAGGCAGCCATAAAACTGCACGAGTTTGCGCCGCTGATCGAGTACGGCTGCCACGGTCACCTGCGCTTCTTCCTGTGCTCGCTGTACGCGCCCATGTGCACCGAGCAGGTGTCCACGCCCATCCCCGCCTGCAAGGTGATGTGCGAGCAGGCCCGGCTGCGCTGCTCACCCATCATGGAGCAGTTCAGCTTCCGCTGGCCCGACTCGCTCGATTGTTCCCGGCTGCCCAGCAAGAACGACCCCAACAACCTATGCATGGAGGCCCCCAGCAATGGCTCCGACGAGTCCCCCAAGGGCCCTCACACTCAGGCCCCGGACTTCCGGCTCCACCGGCCCAACGGCGGCCAGGAGCTGCAGCTAAAGGATGGCGGGGGTGGAGCTGGCACTGGTAGCAGTGGTCGCCGGACATGCAGCAACCCAGACAAGTTCCACTACGTGCAGAAGAGCGAGTCATGTGCGCCTCGTTGCTACCCCCAGGTGGATGTGTACTGGAGCCAGGCGGACAAACGCTTCTCCCTCGTCTGGATGTCTGTCTGGTCCATCCTCTGCTTCGTGTCCAGTTCTTTCACGGTCCTCACCTTCCTGGTTGACCCCCAGCGCTTCCGCTACCCCGAGAGGCCAATCATCTTCCTGTCCATGTCCTACTGTGTTTACTCCATGGGTTACCTCATCCGCCTGTTCGTGGGGGCGCACAACATCGCCTGTGACCGTGACAGCGGCGTCCAGTACATCATCCAGGAGGGCCTGGAGAGCACAGGTTGCACCATCGTCTTCCTCATCCTCTACTACTTCGGCATGGCCAGCTCGCTATGGTGGGTGGTCCTCACACTCACCTGGTTCCTGGCTGCAGGGAAGAAGTGGGGTCACGAGGCCATTGAGGCCAACAGTAGCTATTTCCACCTGGCAGCCTGGGCCATACCGGCCGTGAAGACCATCATGATCCTAGTGATGAGGAAGGTGGCTGGCGACGAGCTCACAGGGGTCTGCTACGTGGGCAGCATGGATGTGAAGGCCCTCACAGGCTTTGTGCTCATCCCTCTGTCATGCTATTTAGTCATCGGCACGTCCTTCCTGCTTTCTGGTTTCGTGGCCCTCTTCCATATCCGCAGGGTCATGAAGACAGAGGGCGAGAACACGGACAAGCTGGAAAAGCTCATGGTGCGCATTGGCGTCTTCTCTGTGCTCTACACCGTACCGGCCACCTGCGTCATTGCCTGCTACTTCTACGAGAGGCTCAACATGAGCTACTGGGAGATCAAGGCCCGCGAGCAGAAGTGCGTGGAGGACGGAGGCTTGGAACCCGAGTCCTGCATCATGAAGAGCTCCATCCCAGCCATGGAGATCTTCATGGTGAAGATATTCATGCTGTTGGTGGTGGGCATCACCAGCGGCATGTGGATCTGgacctccaaaaccctgcagtCCTGGCAGAATGTCTTCAGCAGGAAGTTGAAGAAGCGTGCCAGGAGAAAGCCAGCCAGTGTGTTTACCGGTGGCAGTGGCGGGGCCTACATCAAACCTCACCCCCCCGTAAAAAGCCACAGCACCAAGTATGAGCTTGCAGGATCCCCTCCGACCTGCGTCTGA